The sequence taaacaaaataaattaatattgatCTTGCTAAATGAATCCTATCATCACTtacaaatccattaaaaaattaataataaaaggaaaacacaTGTCGATATcacaatacaatatttttattatacatcaatCACAACATATTATGTTAATCCAGCTCCATCAAGGACACTAGTGTTCTCGATGAAGTTAGGTGTATAGTTGTGGCTCATTCAGATATTTTGTTCTTGTAAGTCCAAGTCTAATGAATAAAGTGTTACTATGATCACATCAAGGTGAAAATCGTCAATTCAAATCATCCCTTCTACccatttttttacataaaaaaaaaataacagtgaaaattgaaaagtattATGTTTTCAaacttattcataaaaaatgatttaaaagggattttttttttaaatgaaaaaaatagcttttatcttcttcttttttttccctttattttaatttttaaaatattattttaaaatgaaaaaatagccttcatcttcttctcttgttaattttttccaaattcagttttttcttttttcttttttttctttttcttaaagcACTAAACAAGCCAACAATAATAGTATACTACGTTTTCCTTACTCATTGTCAAGTCAGCCTTAACTAAAATGGGACTGTCCCAGTCCCACCTTTCATAGTTGCCTTCGTCTATAAGCACGGTCCCTCCCATGGTATTCCTTCTTGGAAAGCCTTAAGAACTTGGGAAAAAACTTTATCTCTTCTTGCCTCACTCTCAGTCTGTGATTCTGTCTTTGTGCGTGTgcaattgagagagagatgggagggAGGTATTGTTACAAAGATGTGTGGCCCTTCACAGCCATGGTGACAATGGAGTGTATCAACGTTGGGTTAAACACTCTGTTCAAGGCCGCCACTTTACAAGGGATGAGTTACCATGTCTTTGTTGTCTATGCTTATGCTATTGCTGCTCTTGTTCTCTTTCCTGCACCTTTTATCTCCAGaaggtctctctctttttctcatctTCTACTATTAGAAGTGTTACAAAGTTCAACAAAATTAGACATGGTCTAATTGTTAAATTTCCATGTTCCTTTTCATATGCTTTTGCAGATCAAGGGTGCTTCCTCCCCTTAACTTTTCCATAATGTCCAAAATTGGTCTTCTTGGAATCATAGGGTACAGTTTTTGGGTTTACAAAACAAACccatgtttttcttttggatgaagtttagcttatttttgttgatgtCAGTATAAGAAGTAAGAAACCCAAGAAATTTCTGATTGTtgttgtttcaatttttgtgttaaatttGGTCTGAGACAGGAGTTCATCTCAGATCATGGGATATACAGGCATCAATTACAGTTCTCCAACACTTGCTTCAGCCATCAGCAACTTGGTGCCAGCCTTTACCTTCATACTTGCCATCattttcaggtttttttttgtaaactttttcCAACTTTCACTTCATGGTTACCAAAGTACCCTCCTCATGTCTTaaacatcaaaatcaaatgGCGCAAATATTaaagtttggtttggtttggtttggtttgtgttGTGTTGTCCAGTATGTAGATGTTACACGAGCAAAAAACCTATCCAAAATTCCCTTGTGTCAATCACTGTCCTGTTTTGTCCAACTTTATCTTATGGTAAAGTTGAAGAGAGTTACGTGTTGTTGAATTTTGCAACTTGTTAAAGGGTACAAGGGTCGCTGTAATGTAACTCTGTTTTGAGAGATCCCTTTCTTGGGTTGCCTAAAGAAGTAtctttggtaaaaaaataaaaatgcagtTTTTAGAAAATGTCAAATTAGAACCCCTGGGATGGGTAAGAGTAACGTGTAAGTTAACCTCAGATTGGAATTTTTACCCGAGCCTAGACTATCGAGTATGGACTACGGACAAAGACTCAAAGTTCGTGGCCTAAGTCATGTAATCAGCccagaagaaaacaaaattgttttgCTGTAGTGACACGGAATTGTTTGCCAcaaacaatttgtttttttaaatttgtttgcCACAAATCTTAGGACCTAAAAcctttttaaattgtgatttgatTCAAAACAAGATTGGGATCCCCTTCTccacttaaaataaattaatatattttttattaaaaaaattcaattttgcaTAGATTTATTTTggcacttttttttattaattattatataccAAACACAATATCAtcttaagaaaatttgaaaaaaattgtatgacTCATGTTCGTGCACTTAATTTTCACTTTCACTTCTCTTATATGTGGGGGTGTAGGAAAGATGATTAGTGGTCAgttttttacttcttcttttttcatttcttttttagctGTTAGCATACAAAATattaaagttttgtttgtggTTAAAATGTTTCTTGACCTGGATAAATATCTTAATAATTGTAgctcaaaatttatatatatatatatatatatatatatatctctctctctcttaataatCCAAATAGTTTAATGATAATGACCACTAACTAAACcaatttcaatgaaattgtCATCCTATTGGCCTATGGTCTTATCACTTGAAAAGTTGGGTCAAAATCCTTCTCAAAGTGGGCCACTAACTACTTTTATTATTctcacaatttttgtttttttttttttcttctcattttggGCGGCATCAAAAGGATGGAAAAGGTAGCATTGAGAAGCACAAGCAGTCAAGCAAAAATCTTGGGCACCATAATATCAATATCAGGTGCATTTGTTGTGACTCTCTACAAAGGCCCGCCAATCGTCATTGCTCAAAAATCATCAGTTTCACTTAATCAACCTCTAAACTCATTAAAATCAAATTGGGTAATTGGTGGACTTCTACTCACAGCTGAATATATTTTGGTTCCACTATGGTACATTGTTCAGGTGAATTCATTTTTACCATTACCTAAAAGacaatttcagaattttttttcaatgtctAGCACTAGATGAGAAGTGATACAAAGTAATCTTAAGCTTGTACTACTTGTTTTACAGGCACAAATTATGAAGGAGTACCCAAATGAACTTACTGTAATATTCTTTTACAATCTAACTGTTAGCATCATAGCTGCAGTTGTAGGTTTAATGAcagaaaaaaatccaaatgcTTGGAGATTGAGGCCAAATATAGCATTGGTCTCGGTTGTGTGCTCGGTAAGAAACTAGCACGAGACTATTGGTACAGTTTGATTAGTAAAACAGTCTATCATCATTCCTTTAATGTCTTAATGAGAATTTCTCTTGTGTAGGGAATTTTTGGATCATTCATAAACAACACAGTTCATGCGTGGGCGTTGCGCGTGAAAGGACCTCTCTTTGTAGCAATGTTCAAGCCCTTGTCGATTGCCATTGCTGTTGCCATGGGTGTTATGTTCCTTAGTGACACCCTCCATCTTGGCAGGTATAGAACAAAGATTTTCACCCCCAACACAACCCTCCCCGCTCTGCTGGGGCAAAAGATGAATgttaattattgtaattaagGTCTTTTTTAGATGAAACTTTGACTTATTGGATGGTagtgtagggaatttaaccgaaatcccaacctgtgaaaaacaaaaaatagagaaaacacatgctaaagaaaataatcacacgcacaagacaatatttatgtggttcggcaatttacctacgtccacggagttgccaaaatttcactattatcagggaagaATACAAAAGTGCAGCTacagttttttctctctcaaaaacacGGCAACACCACAAACCCTAATCACACAATTGCATTTTATACACAAAAcgggccaaaaaaaattttcccaagGGTGTTGCCCCTGGACCTCCAAGAGGCTTGTCCATGAACGCTCCGACTTGGGCCTATTGGCCCAAGCCTCCAATCCACGGACCAAACAtcagaaaatctcccattaaaaaccataCAACATTATTCTGGTCGGGTCGTCAAACCGGTTCAAACAAAACTaagctccacaaagcccaacaggTAGCTAAtcccaaagaaagaaaactctAATTCTTAAGAAGATGCAAATCCATTCTATCCTTTATGTGAGACTTGGGACAGTTGCTAATCTCAACGACCTATCTTAGATTATTCCTTTCTGAACCTCCTTAGAAGATGTCTTTTTTGTTCCTTGTCTTATTTAAAGCTTCAGCACCAATGATGTATGTTTCCACTAAACAAAAGTAAGCTAGGAAAGATGTTTTCTGTTCCTTGTCTTATATTAGCTCCAGTGGCAATAATGTATGATTCCACTAATCAAAAGCCTATATAATAAATCAATGATCTAAGCCAGCATTATACTTGGGCGTAATGCATGCCCTCTAGACAATGGTCCACATCACACGAGAAGTTATTGTCATCTTTggttatttaaattaaaaaattcaatactGAAAAGAACTATACAATGCTCTAGTTTGGTCACTGTTTGTTGTCATTAATCAGTTTTCCATTTTCTTCTCTGCAGTCTTGTTGGAGCAACAATAATATCTTTCGGCTTCTACACTGTAATGTGGGGAAAAGCCAAAGAGGAGATTGGTGTGGACCATGAAGTTGGCAGCCTGGAATCACCATCTACCACTCAAAAGACCCCTCTATTGCAGAGCTATAAAGCTCAAGAGGTATAAGCTAAATGTAAGCAATTGTATCAAAGCATGCTACAAATTGTACAGCAACCAATTGTAGCATAGAGAATTATATAAATTTGCTTGTGGTCACTAGTCAGAGCACACCTTATATTACATACACAACTTTGAGGGATCAAAGAAGATCAGGCTCAATGAAATTCATACAAAGAGCAGCTTACAGCACATACCTGCAAACATCAAATGTGCCTCACTCtatatcgttttttttttttttatatttaataatgtaGGGAATCTTTCTAAAGAAAAGCCATTTGGACTCATATGTTAGTACCATCAGCAAAGTTAAATGACAGAACATCCAACTCACAGTAAATGTCAGCACTCAGCAGTCTCCGTAAAATGTAAATGTAGCTTCAGCATTTGAGGTCCAAGAATTAAGACAAACACCAAGGTCGTATTTACCAGGAAAGCGAGGTGAACTAAGAACTGCAGATTTTATCACATTCACTTGTCAACAAGTATGTTAACTAAAGATATTGTCAACAGTACATGATAATCAAACACCTGTCTCGAAACTATTATGAATTTGATGGGACTTGTACCGTGCATATATGCGTGTGTAATGTGCATTCACCCAGAGCACAAAGTACATGCACGCAGTAGATTCTATCTACAAGAGAATGAAAGGTTCAGAAATTATTCACGCTGCATTTACAAGTATTAAAATGGTCAAGAAAGTTAAGTCAACTCCACCATAATGAAGGTTTAGTGCACTAatcaatatataataaatatggaAGTAATATGAAGATAAtcaaaaacccaccaaaaaggGGTGATATGCACTGTTCTTATAACTTTGCCAGgatacaaatttgaaattacaTGGAAGATATTTTCGAAAAGTTTCTATCTTGGGGGTTAAAATTAACAACTGAAAATCATAAGAGGTTTGTGAACAGTGAAAACCAACCTTCACATCCTCCCTACTTTGTTCtattcattaaaacaaaaggtgtgaatataaatataaatataaatgaaaaatctCACCCCCATTAATTAGACTTAAACGTTACAATAAGAATCACGTCAGATCCGTGGGGTCAATCAAACAATGAACTATGAGGATAGCTAAGGCTAAGGCAGGGTAATCTTCAGTGCCTTCCCCCTACAATCTTGAGTCAATCTTGAGGTCATCAGACATGGCAGAAGGTATGCAATGTGTTGCCAGAATATCTAAAGTTGCAGCCTTGGCAGTCTTGGTCTGTAGGACAACTATCTGCACAAAGTTTAAGACTTGCCATGGTTAAGAGAATGCATGCACACGTGTCTCTGTGTgtgtatgtgagagagagagag is a genomic window of Quercus lobata isolate SW786 chromosome 2, ValleyOak3.0 Primary Assembly, whole genome shotgun sequence containing:
- the LOC115976704 gene encoding WAT1-related protein At3g28050-like isoform X2, with amino-acid sequence MGGRYCYKDVWPFTAMVTMECINVGLNTLFKAATLQGMSYHVFVVYAYAIAALVLFPAPFISRRSRVLPPLNFSIMSKIGLLGIIGSSSQIMGYTGINYSSPTLASAISNLVPAFTFILAIIFRMEKVALRSTSSQAKILGTIISISGAFVVTLYKGPPIVIAQKSSVSLNQPLNSLKSNWVIGGLLLTAEYILVPLWYIVQAQIMKEYPNELTVIFFYNLTVSIIAAVVGLMTEKNPNAWRLRPNIALVSVVCSGIFGSFINNTVHAWALRVKGPLFVAMFKPLSIAIAVAMGVMFLSDTLHLGSLVGATIISFGFYTVMWGKAKEEIGVDHEVGSLESPSTTQKTPLLQSYKAQEV
- the LOC115976704 gene encoding WAT1-related protein At3g28050-like isoform X1 → MGGRYCYKDVWPFTAMVTMECINVGLNTLFKAATLQGMSYHVFVVYAYAIAALVLFPAPFISRRSRVLPPLNFSIMSKIGLLGIIGSSSQIMGYTGINYSSPTLASAISNLVPAFTFILAIIFRMEKVALRSTSSQAKILGTIISISGAFVVTLYKGPPIVIAQKSSVSLNQPLNSLKSNWVIGGLLLTAEYILVPLWYIVQAQIMKEYPNELTVIFFYNLTVSIIAAVVGLMTEKNPNAWRLRPNIALVSVVCSGIFGSFINNTVHAWALRVKGPLFVAMFKPLSIAIAVAMGVMFLSDTLHLGSLVGATIISFGFYTVMWGKAKEEIGVDHEVGSLESPSTTQKTPLLQSYKAQEGIFLKKSHLDSYVSTISKVK